AACATTTTCGTTCAGGCTGCGGCATTCGGCATGGGCGCTGAAACATCGCTACTGCTAACCGTCGACAGCACCGGGTTGCCGGACAACGTCGTCGATCCGTTGCGGGCCAAGCTGGCCAACAACTTGGGGATCGCGCAAGAGCGAATCGTGATGACCTGCACCCACTCGCACAGTTGTCCGTGCGTGAGCGGGTACTTGCCGAATTTGTTCGGTGCGCCGCTCCCTGCAACGCAACAGCAGCATGTCGATGCGTACACGGCGAAGCTCGTCGAATGGATGGAAGAAGCGGCGACCGAAGCACTCGACAACCGAACGCCAGGGCACGAGATCTCTTGGGCCAACGGTTCTGCTGGCTTCGGCCAAAATCGTCGCGGCGAAGGCGTCGACGACCACGACCTGCCGGTGATGCTGGTGAAGAACGCCGTCGGCGAGGCGAAAGCGATTATCGCGAGCTACGCCACGCATGGAACCACGCTTAACGCGAGCGACAACCTCGTCAGCGGCGACTGGCCGGGCTACGCACGGCAGGCGATCGAGACGCTCTACCCTGGCGCGGCGGCGATGATCATGATCGGCGCTGCAGCAGATTCGAATCCGACTCCGGCGGGAACATCGCTAGCGGCGTTCAATCATGGCCGCACCGTTGCCAACGAAGTGCGCCGATTGATCGATAACAATTTGATGACGCCCGTCTCGTCGCAGATATCGGCGTTTCAGACGGAAGTGAAGCTCGACTTCGCCACGACGCTGCAGCCGGGAGATCCTCCCGGAACAATGCTGGCGCCATCGCCGAGCTCAATGAATTACGGCGTTACTTCTTGGACCTTCGGCAAAGACTTGGCAATGGTCTTCATGGAAGGCGAGGTCGTGGCGGACTACTCACTGCGTCTGAAGGCCGAGCTGGGCGACAAGGTGTGGGTCAACGCCTACAGCAACGACGTGATGGGATACATCCCTTCGGAGAGAGTGCTGAGGGCAGGGGGATACGAGGCCGACTCCTCGAACTACTACTACGGCAATCCTGGCCGACTCGCGTACGGCCTTGAGGACAAAATCGTTGGCGCCGTGCACGAGCAGTTGTTCGACTTCACTGGGCAAGGCGACCGGCTGCAACTGTTGGTCGATTGGCGCACTGGCGAAGCATCAATCGTCAACATGGGCGATCTCACGCTCTCCATCGACGGGTACACGATCTCCTCGCCGGCAGGCAAGTTGAATCCTGCCAATGGAGCGTGGCAGAGTTTCCAAGATCAGGGACTCAGCAGCTGGGATGAAGCCAACAATTCAAACAGCAGTCGCATTACGGAGTTCAAAACGGCCGGATCGCAGTTGTTTGCGCCTGGCACGCGGCTCTCAATTGGTCGGCCGGTGATTATCGTTCCTCCCGCCAAGTTTGGCGACGACGTCGGCGGCACGGTGGAACTGACGTTCGAGTACTCGCTCGCTGGCGGCGGAACGGAGCAAGGGGGCGTTCGGGCTGAGATTGGCGTCGACGTCATCAACAACCTCGTGATGACGATCAACCCCCTCACAGGGGCTGTGGGCATTCGCAACGCGTCGCCGTTCTTCGACGTTTCGATTGCGGCGTACTCGATCGCTTCGACGGACGGCAAGCTGCGGCGTGCGGTCGGCTGGCGCAGCCTCGCTGATCAGTCTCTCGCTGGCTGGGACGAAGCCGACAACAGCAATGCGTTTCGCGTGACGGAGTTCAACCCCACGGGCCAACTCTATCTCGCCGAAGGGGGAACGGTGCTCAATCTCGGGACGTTGCTCGATGTCAGCGGCGGAGCGATCAATCTCGACGGACTCAAGTTCGAGTTCTTGTTGAGCAACGGTGAAACGCTGGTAGGCGTCATTGAACTCGCGGAGGTCGGAGCGGCCGGAGACTACGACCTCGACGGCCGAGTCGACGGGGCCGATTTCCTCGCCTGGCAGCGATCACTCGGTAGCTCGGTCGCCGTGGCGGGCGCGGGCGCCGACGGCAATGCCAACGGCGTCGTCGATGCTGGCGATCTCGCCGTGTGGCGGAGCCATTTTGGATCTGTCGGCAACGAGGAGGCAGCTGCGAGCGTCCCCGAGCCAGCGTCGAGCACCATCGCGTGGCTGCCGCTTTTACTTGGTTTCTTGCATCGCCGGCGCGGCGTCTACGCTCGCTTCGCCGATGCGCAGGCATGTTAGAATTGACGGACGGTCGTCAGCAGACGCCGTTCGCGGAACGAGAACAGCGATGAATAACTTCACACATTCTCCACGGCATCCGCTGCGTTGGGCCTCGCTGGTCGGGCTGCTATTGGCGTTCGCGCCGACCTGCATGGCTGAGGAAGCCGTCTACGACGTCGGCGTGGCGAAAATCGACGTCACCCCCGCGTATCCGATTCGTTTGAACGGCTTTGGCGGCCGCCGCGACGAGTCGGAGGGGGTGACGCAACGCATCTGGGCCAAAGCGATCGCGATCGGATCCGACGAGGCAAAGCCGGCGGTGTTGATCACGCTCGACAGCCTCGGCGTTCGCGAGGCGATGGTTGACGAAGTGGCGCGACGGCTCAAAGAGAAAGTCGGCATCGAGCGCGATCGCGTCGCGGTGACGTTCAGCCACTCGCACACGACGCCGAAGCTGACCAACGTTTGCGACACGATCTTCAGCTCGCCGATTTCGCCCGAACATCAAGCCCATATCGAACGGTACACGGCCGAACTGACCGATGCGATGGAGAAGGTTGCACTGGAAGCGCTAGCCGATCGCAAACCATCGACGCTGTCGTGGGCGGTCGGCAAGGTTAGCTTCGCGGTCAACCGCCGCACGCCTGGCGGCCCCGTCGACCACGACTTGCCGATCCTGGTGGTGAAGTCGGCCGACGACGGCGCCGTTCGCGCCATCTATCTGAGCTATGCCTGCCACTGCGTGACGCTGTCGGACAATAAGATCAGCGGCGATTGGTCGGGTTACGCGCAGGAGGCGATCGAGCGCACGCATCCCGGCGTCATCGCCTTGGTATCGATCGGCTGTGGTTCTGATTCGAACCCCGCCTCCGGAGTGACGGGCAGCAACACGGCAGCCGCGGCCGACCAGGGGGCGCAAATCTGCGACGAAGTTGAGCGACTGCTGGCAGGGACGCTGCAGCCGGTAAGCGGCGACCTGACGGCTGCGTTGTCGCACATCGACATACCGCTGAATGCGGTGCCTGCTAAAGAAGAATTGGAGAAGCTCGCCGCTGCGGGCGGGGCACCGGGGTACAACGCTGAGTATCAGTTGGCGAAGCTGCAGCGAGGCGAGCAACTGCAGGCTGCGCTCGACTACCCGGTGCAGACGTGGGCGTTCGGCGATTCGCTGGCGATGGTATTCCTCGCAGGCGAGGTGTGCGCCGACTACTCCCTGCGCCTGAAAGCAGAGCTCGATCCCGAGCGGATCTGGATGCACGGCTATTCGAATGACTTCTGTGCCTACATTCCCTCCGAGCGGCTGCTAAAGGAGGGCGGCTACGGCGGTGGCGCCGAGGTCGTCTACTTCGCACTGCCGAACACGATCGCAACTGGCGTCGAAGAAAAGATCATCGGGCAAGTCCACGCCCAGATTCCGCCGCAGTTCGAAGGCAAGGGGCCGCGTCAGCAAGTGAGCGCGCAGCCCTGGCCACTAGAGGAAGCGGTCGCGTCGATCGTTCCGAAACCCGGTTTCGTGGTGGAAGTCGCCGCGGCCGAACCGCTCGTCGCCGACCCGGTGGCGATCGACTTCGGTCCCGACGGCAGGCTGTGGGTGGCGGAGATGCCCGACTACTCGCGGTTCGCCGATGAGGATTTTAAACCGAACGGCAGCGTGCGCGTCCTGACCGACGTCGATGGCGACGGCAAGTACGACGAAGCGAAGACGTTCGCCGACGGCCTCCGCTTTCCGACCGACGTCAAATCGTGGCGGAACGGCGTGATCGTGTGCGATGCACCCGATGTAATCTATCTCGAAGACGCTGATGGCGACGGCAAGGCCGACGTCCGCAAGGTGCTGCTAACAGGATTTGAAACGCACAATGCGCAAGCTCGCGTGAACAGCTTGCGGTGGGGGCTCGATAATTGGCTCTACGGGTCGTGCGGCCTGTTCGGCGGAACGATCAAGACGTGCAGCGGTCGTGAGATTCAACTCGGCGGCCGCGACTTTCGCTTCCATCCAGATTCGGGCGAACTCGAACCCGTGACTGGTTCGACGCAGCAAGGCCGCACGCGCGATGACTGGAACAACTGGTTCGGCTGCGACAATTCGTCACTGATCCACCACTACCCGCTCGACGACCATTATCTTGCTCGAAACCCCCACATAGCTCCGCCGGCGACGCGGATCTCGGTGCCGGCAGGCCCCGATCCGAGTGCGCTCCATCCCATTGGCGAACCATCGATCTTCCAACTTTCGGGCCCCCCAGGCCGGCCGACTGCGGCTTGCGGCCTCGATATCTACCGTGATGAACTGCTGGGGAGCGAGTTCTCCAACAACTCGTTTGTAGCCGAACCGGTTAACCAGTTGGTGCACCGGCGGATCCTGTCGCCGAGCGGCGCCACCTTCACAGGCGCCCGCGCGGCTGACGAGCCCGACGTCGAGTTTTTAGCATCGACCGATCCGTGGTTTCGGCCTGTGCAAATTCGGACCGGGCTCGACGGCTGCCTCTACGTCGTCGATATGCACCGCGCGGTCATCGAGCATCAGAAGTTCATTCCGGAAGAGACGCTGGCGGAACTCGACGTCACCGCGGGTCGCGAGCAAGGGCGAATCTTCCGCGTTCGTCGTGCCGAGGTACCGCCGCGGCCGATCCCCCGCCTCGATCACCTTAATGCTGCGGGATTAGCGGCGGCGATTGATTCGCCGAACGGACCGCAGCGCGACCTTGCACAACAACTGCTCGTGCAGCGTCACGCAACGGAAGCGGCGCCGGCGCTGAAGCAGCTTGCTCAAAGAGCGGCGCGGCCTGTCGTACGGCTGCAAGCGCTGTGCACGCTTGATGGTCTGGGCGAACTCGACGTACCGGCGATCTTGGCAACGCTGGCTGATGGCGACCCCGCCGTGCGGCGCCACGCGATTCGATTGAGCGAGCCGATGTTGGGAACCGCTCCTAACTTGCTTGATGCGTTGCTCGCACTGGCCGACGACTCCGATCCGCAGGTCGAACTGCAGTTGACTTACACGCTGGGAGAAACGCAGGATCCTCGCGCCAGCGCGGCGCTAGCCAAGATTGCTCTGCGTCGGGCCGGTGAGCCGACTATTCTGGCCGGCGTCTGGAGCAGCGCGAACAGCGAGAACGTGGGGCAGGTCGCCGAAGCGTTGTTCGCTCAATCGCAAGGCCAGACGATTC
This sequence is a window from Lacipirellula parvula. Protein-coding genes within it:
- a CDS encoding neutral/alkaline non-lysosomal ceramidase N-terminal domain-containing protein; protein product: MNNFTHSPRHPLRWASLVGLLLAFAPTCMAEEAVYDVGVAKIDVTPAYPIRLNGFGGRRDESEGVTQRIWAKAIAIGSDEAKPAVLITLDSLGVREAMVDEVARRLKEKVGIERDRVAVTFSHSHTTPKLTNVCDTIFSSPISPEHQAHIERYTAELTDAMEKVALEALADRKPSTLSWAVGKVSFAVNRRTPGGPVDHDLPILVVKSADDGAVRAIYLSYACHCVTLSDNKISGDWSGYAQEAIERTHPGVIALVSIGCGSDSNPASGVTGSNTAAAADQGAQICDEVERLLAGTLQPVSGDLTAALSHIDIPLNAVPAKEELEKLAAAGGAPGYNAEYQLAKLQRGEQLQAALDYPVQTWAFGDSLAMVFLAGEVCADYSLRLKAELDPERIWMHGYSNDFCAYIPSERLLKEGGYGGGAEVVYFALPNTIATGVEEKIIGQVHAQIPPQFEGKGPRQQVSAQPWPLEEAVASIVPKPGFVVEVAAAEPLVADPVAIDFGPDGRLWVAEMPDYSRFADEDFKPNGSVRVLTDVDGDGKYDEAKTFADGLRFPTDVKSWRNGVIVCDAPDVIYLEDADGDGKADVRKVLLTGFETHNAQARVNSLRWGLDNWLYGSCGLFGGTIKTCSGREIQLGGRDFRFHPDSGELEPVTGSTQQGRTRDDWNNWFGCDNSSLIHHYPLDDHYLARNPHIAPPATRISVPAGPDPSALHPIGEPSIFQLSGPPGRPTAACGLDIYRDELLGSEFSNNSFVAEPVNQLVHRRILSPSGATFTGARAADEPDVEFLASTDPWFRPVQIRTGLDGCLYVVDMHRAVIEHQKFIPEETLAELDVTAGREQGRIFRVRRAEVPPRPIPRLDHLNAAGLAAAIDSPNGPQRDLAQQLLVQRHATEAAPALKQLAQRAARPVVRLQALCTLDGLGELDVPAILATLADGDPAVRRHAIRLSEPMLGTAPNLLDALLALADDSDPQVELQLTYTLGETQDPRASAALAKIALRRAGEPTILAGVWSSANSENVGQVAEALFAQSQGQTIPDSVLKPSIRLIAELGSDADVLGVAKSLGGEEGTAELASWRFAAAAELLEQSRRRSEAANGLQKQFAPLADQARTILENPQEEAASLAALRMVAATGANSNELLELLTPLLEPQNSPAVQQAAIEMIASIGGDAAAETLLSPWRGYTPAARSQAFDVMLGSADLTGRLLSHLEAGTIAVTDLDALQRQRLANHPTEVLRVRGAAIMASAVDQNRDKIVKEYVVAVAAHGEGDVGNGRQAFAKYCSSCHRLEDQGHEVGPDLAALTSRAPAALIESILDPNRTVDERFRSYSALTIDGLAHAGILTGETSTSITLTEQQGKQHTLLRTDLDALENTGKSLMPEGLEKDLAPAAVADLLAYLNSVGPPAKTVEGNNPKLIAPDYDGTLWLLAEHCHIYGAGITFEKPFRNIGYWHGRDDYVTWQIDVPAPREYEVYLHWATVDDTAGSSYILEGGEKPVTGQVAGTGSYSRFQTQRIGRMKLVAGKQRLILRPDGLLKTANLMDLRGVYLTPVGVPADRAISGDPPQGGEDAATAISKLLDGLAVGQPEEYERIPAIWEHAIAAGRRNQQQELLRVMDLALPGDGEPLADWQAVVIGGGVVNGVSQAGSWPNQRVMELLKEHPQLQAEWNRTMTLAAQMAANEQVHVGTRYDALRILGAGSWEVFGPDLAEKLSVETSPDLQMGLVSALADMDADEVSDVLVTSLSSMTDHNRNLAVEGLLRTPARAEVFLDAVDSGKLSPNSVTSDVIERAKNVVKNGSQKP